From Sediminitomix flava, the proteins below share one genomic window:
- a CDS encoding isochorismatase family protein encodes MSGIPDPGFTFDEHTAIVMTDPQNDFLNPNGAAWPVVGKSVTENNTVENMEALFKVAAETNMLVFISPHYYYPSDKGWQIEGALEKLMHDIHMYERTGILNLEGFEGSGADFLDQFKKYIYQDNVIQCHAHKVFGPETNDLVLQLRKRHINQVLMCGMSANLCVESHTRELLETGFKVAIAKDATAAAIVGEYDGYKAALTNFRMLASHVYTTAEAVEAIKSR; translated from the coding sequence ATGAGTGGAATTCCAGATCCAGGTTTTACGTTTGATGAGCATACAGCAATCGTTATGACAGATCCACAAAACGATTTTTTAAACCCAAATGGAGCTGCATGGCCAGTAGTTGGTAAAAGTGTCACAGAAAACAACACTGTTGAAAATATGGAGGCACTTTTTAAAGTAGCCGCTGAAACCAACATGCTTGTTTTTATATCCCCTCACTATTACTATCCTTCTGACAAAGGTTGGCAAATAGAAGGGGCACTAGAAAAACTAATGCATGACATCCATATGTATGAAAGAACTGGTATTTTAAATCTAGAAGGCTTTGAGGGATCAGGTGCTGATTTTTTAGATCAATTCAAAAAATATATCTATCAAGACAATGTCATACAATGTCACGCTCATAAAGTTTTTGGTCCTGAAACAAATGATTTAGTACTACAGTTACGCAAACGTCATATAAACCAAGTACTGATGTGTGGTATGTCTGCTAATCTTTGTGTAGAGTCTCATACAAGAGAATTACTAGAAACAGGTTTTAAGGTAGCTATTGCTAAAGATGCGACTGCGGCAGCTATCGTAGGGGAGTATGATGGTTACAAAGCAGCTTTAACGAACTTTAGAATGCTTGCTAGTCATGTTTATACCACTGCTGAAGCTGTAGAAGCGATTAAGAGTAGATAA
- a CDS encoding VapE domain-containing protein: protein MKKKQPINQGIQLTIPFGEELVTYKKSERSQKNKSSKPVTNKVKTSAKKEPSIVPSSEDNVENYLNKNYRFRYNTVLERTEFKTSRQRKYRSLHKFDYNSIKRELNNAGYKISTSALRDLLESNFVHQIDPFECYLEKVCKRHKADGIDYIGQLVKTITFSKDPIQNKAMQEVFYPYFRKWMIAFVATMYKEGVYNENALIFIGDQGIGKTKWLLKLMPQELKTYIHQGLLRKNNNDTLTKISQNGLIIMDELDTLRDSEATSLKAILSQKQIQFRKSFARHDETYDRKASFVGTSNKDNLLIDETGNRRFLIYKVDRLDHNHKINMNKVFAQALRLFKRGERYWFNEQETASINKRNQQFTVTSNEEEILHKYISTPEEGLSEENIVKMNTSQLIEHINESEKKTGGKPIFNLKDREKIGKTLRKLGYHQITFRTDTHTHPIKGYQLYLKEVS, encoded by the coding sequence ATGAAAAAAAAGCAACCAATAAATCAAGGCATACAACTCACTATCCCATTTGGAGAAGAATTAGTTACTTACAAGAAAAGTGAGCGTTCTCAAAAAAATAAAAGTAGTAAACCTGTAACAAATAAGGTTAAGACTTCGGCAAAGAAAGAGCCTTCCATAGTACCTTCCTCTGAAGATAATGTTGAAAATTACCTAAATAAAAATTACCGATTTAGGTACAATACAGTCCTAGAGCGTACGGAGTTTAAAACTTCCAGACAACGTAAATATCGATCCCTTCACAAGTTTGATTACAATAGTATCAAAAGAGAGTTGAACAATGCTGGTTATAAGATATCTACTTCAGCCCTTAGAGATTTACTGGAAAGTAATTTTGTTCATCAAATTGATCCATTCGAATGCTACTTAGAGAAAGTTTGTAAGCGACACAAGGCTGATGGAATTGACTACATTGGCCAGCTTGTCAAGACTATTACTTTTAGTAAAGACCCTATCCAAAATAAAGCCATGCAAGAAGTGTTTTATCCCTATTTCAGAAAATGGATGATCGCTTTTGTAGCTACTATGTACAAAGAGGGTGTCTACAATGAGAATGCTCTTATTTTCATAGGAGATCAAGGTATTGGAAAGACAAAGTGGCTTTTAAAACTAATGCCTCAAGAGCTAAAAACTTATATACATCAAGGATTACTCAGAAAAAACAATAATGATACCTTGACTAAAATCTCCCAGAATGGTCTTATCATAATGGATGAGCTAGATACCCTGAGAGATAGTGAGGCGACATCTTTAAAAGCCATACTTTCTCAAAAACAAATACAATTTAGAAAGTCTTTTGCTCGTCATGATGAAACTTATGATCGAAAAGCTTCCTTTGTAGGTACTAGTAACAAAGATAACCTCCTCATTGATGAAACTGGAAATAGACGCTTTCTTATCTATAAAGTTGATCGTCTTGATCATAATCATAAAATAAATATGAATAAGGTATTTGCTCAAGCACTCAGACTCTTTAAACGTGGTGAGAGGTATTGGTTTAATGAGCAAGAGACAGCTTCAATCAATAAGCGAAATCAGCAATTCACTGTGACAAGTAATGAAGAAGAAATACTTCATAAATACATCTCAACCCCCGAAGAAGGACTTTCTGAGGAGAACATTGTGAAGATGAATACTTCACAACTTATCGAACACATTAACGAGTCAGAAAAGAAAACTGGAGGAAAGCCTATTTTCAATTTGAAAGATCGAGAGAAAATTGGGAAAACGCTAAGGAAACTAGGCTATCATCAAATCACTTTTAGAACAGATACGCATACACATCCGATAAAAGGATATCAACTATATCTAAAGGAGGTCAGTTGA